One window from the genome of Rhizoctonia solani chromosome 15, complete sequence encodes:
- a CDS encoding Transposon Tf2-1 polyprotein, with product MSWLKKHNPQISWEKHTLVFNSLYCSNNCLTMPTVLELKAVKEIPVPYQEFSKVFLEEELSKLLPHCPYEIAIELLPDAKPQHGPIYSLGPREDAELRETIEKQLKAGLIQPSKFPMASPILFVKMKNGKLQMCVDYWCLNSMTKKNIYPLLLPQNLIKKLQDAKIFNKFDLKARYNLVRIKEGNGWKTTFKTKYGLFEYLVMPFGLTNAPAAFQDMMNEIFQDLLDV from the coding sequence atgtcatggttAAAAAAGCACAACCCCCAAATTTCATGGGAAAAGCATACACTTGTTTTTAACTCCCTATACTGCTCCAACAACTGTCTGACCATGCCCACTGTCTTGGAACTTAAAGCAGTGAAGGAAATACCAGTCCCTTACCAAGAATTTTCTAAAGTCTTTTTGGAAGAAGAGTTGTCCAAACTACTGCCACATTGTCCATATGAAATTGCCATTGAATTGCTCCCAGATGCAAAACCCCAacatggccccatatataGTCTAGGCCCAAGGGAAGATGCAGAGCTTAGAGAAACTATTGAGAAGCAGCTTAAGGCAGGATTGATTCAACCCTCCAAGTTCCCTATGGCCTCTCCCATTCTATTTGTCAAAATGAAGAATGGGAAATTACAAATGTGTGTAGATTATTGGTGCCTAAATAgtatgaccaagaaaaacatCTACCCTTTACTGTTACCTCAAAACCTTATCAAAAAATTACAAGACGCTAAGATCTTTAATAAATTTGATCTCAAGGCCAGGTATAACTTAGTAAGGATTAAAGAAGGCAATGGGTGGAAAACCACTTTCAAGACAAAATATGGGTtatttgagtacttggtcatgccttttggttTGACAAATGCACCAGCTGCTTTTCAGGATatgatgaatgagatattccAGGATCTCCTGGATGTTTAG
- a CDS encoding Transposon Ty3-G Gag-Pol polyprotein, whose protein sequence is MAQPLYNLLKKDNPWKWELAEQQAFDGLNKCLTLAPLLLQLDTTKQFYVECNALDYATGAIPSQHNTEGKLAPVACLSKSLSLAEKNYNIFDKEILAVIRAFKEWPGAQNKKANILSRHYNLVPLEGGVENQVLLKPDLFIASITPDQEINDLIGKSIYEDSCLKEILQKLQSKEKILDWELKKGLLWFQEKYLHNTLAAGHPGQARTLELVSRNYYWPSMKEFVNAYVNHCKTCIQSKPTNQVPVGLLKPLQIPEKPWEDIAYNTIVGLPILEGFHAILTVIDQFSKMNLHSLPRSTVLDRGPTFNAKFICHLYKRLDIKPTFSTAYHPQIDGQTERIQREAKIFICMFGNHHQSDWVSLLPLAEFALNNLRQTHTGKSPFQICYGFNPRFSIGQKSEEVVPNADKHAEFLERGYDEVKAALSLSQEKMKYFYDQRHKKEEEIQVGDKVWLSHQNISTDRPSIKLSHKKLGPYLAVEKIGSHVYKLQLPHTMCIHLVFHINLLTKFHPDPPQPAPIITEEGKEEYKVEKILDSKQKGCGKSRKLWYLVKWQGYNEGSNSWEPVNNVANAKEAMEDCYKEHPGAVGA, encoded by the exons atggcacaaccctTGTACAATCTCTTGAAGAAAGATAACCCGTGGAAATGGGAACTTGCGGAACAACAGGCTTTTGATGGACTTAATAAATGTCTAACATTGGCACCATTGCTCCTACAACTGGACACCACAAAGCAATTTTATGTGGAATGCAATGCATTGGATTATGCCACAGGAGCTATACCATCCCAACACAATACTGAAGGGAAGCTAGCCCCAGTAGCTTGTTTGTCAAAGTCTCTATCTCTGGCTGAGAAGAAttacaacatttttgataaAGAGATACTTGCAGTCATCAgggcatttaaagaatg GCCAGGAGCTCAAAACAAAAAAGCCAATATTCTTTCCAGGCACTACAACttagtaccccttgaagggggggtagagaaccaggttctcctgaaaccagACCTTTTTATTGCATCTATCACCCCagatcaggaaatcaatgaCCTCATTGGCAAGTCAATCTATGAGGATAGTTGCCTGAAAGAAATTTTACAAAAGCTCCAGAGCAAGGAAAAGATCCTGGATTGGGAATTGAAAAAAGGATTACTTTGGTTTCAAGAAAAATATTT ACACAACACACTAGctgcaggacacccaggacaagctAGAACATTAGAACTGGTATCAAGaaattactattggccatcTATGAAAGAATTTGTCAATGCCTATGTCAACCACTGCAAAACTTGCATTCAATCCAAACCAACCAATCAAGTACCTGTAGGCCTATTAAAACCATTGCAAATCCCTGAAAAACCTTGGGAAGACATAGCCTACAACACAATAGTTGGATTACCAATCTTGGAAGGATTTCATGCTATTCTCACAGTCATTGACCAATTTTCaaaaatg AATCTCCATAGTTTACCAAGAAGCACGGTCTTGGACAGAGGTCCAACTTTCAATGCCAAGTTCATTTGTCATCTgtataaaaggctggatATCAAACCCACATTTTCTACAGCCTATCATCCACAAAtagatggacaaacagaacgcATACAAAGAGAGGCCAAAATCTTCATTTGCATGTTTGGGAACCACCATCAATCAGATTGGGTTTCCTTGTTACCTCTAGCAGAATTTGCCCTAAATAACCTGAGGCAAACCCATACTGGAAAATCCCCATTTCAAATATGTTATGGGTTTAATCCAAGATTTTCCATTGGTCAAAAATCAGAGGAAGTGGTACCCAATGCGGACAAACATGCAGAGTTCCTGGAAAGAGGATATGATGAAGTCAAAGCAGCATTATCCCTGTCACAGGAAAAGATGAAATACTTCTATGACCAAAGGCATAAAAAGGAggaagaaattcaagtaggagATAAAGTTTGGCTGAGTCATCAAAACATATCCACAGATAGACCCTCAATCAAACTCAGTCACAAGAAACTAGGCCCATACTTGGCAGTAGAAAAGATTGGATCACATGTGTATAAATTACAATTACCCCATACCATGTGCATACACCTAGTGTTCCATATCAATCTCCTTACTAAATTCCACCctgatcctcctcaacctgcacctatcATTACAGAAGAAGGCAAAGAGGAGTACAAAGTAGAGAAGATCCTAGATAGTAAACAGAAAGGATGTGGCAAGTCAAGGAAACTTTGGTATTTGGTCAAATGGCAAGGATACAATGAAGGAAGTAACTCATGGGAGCCAGTCAATAATGTGGCTAATGCTAAAGAAGCAATGGAAGATTGCTATAAGGAACACCCTggtgcagttggagcttga
- a CDS encoding Vegetative incompatibility protein HET-E-1, translating into MPAIRTETRISKATGDATSYHLDRSSEHRTEFPWSQDNLDQWAPPDPSMGWDMGNDQPPITNIYDWHKVITRCDSFQQSKAYAKLLDPSATLDYIPMGQQWKCYWIGRTLRCPIRGYLRWVGSEPPKQPKLMQSTKFFVCRGNVGASVEDVVRAPVLKHTRKLAEWHLDIEEIDPEWWIPISTVREWLAAEIENWKNKLPSGLGGYVDNLTPEDVYYMILEREMSIEDLHDWLKQWAMQAAQNDLSRSISNLAIHELSDEGGHEPDLESNKAMNKWNPLDYADGM; encoded by the coding sequence ATGCCTGCCATCAGAACAGAGACCAGGATCTCCAAGGCCACTGGAGATGCCACCTCTTACCACCTTGACAGATCCAGTGAGCACAGGACCGAGTTCCCTTGGTCCCAGGACAACCTGGATCAATGGGCACCCCCAGATCCATCCATGGGCTGGGACATGGGGAATGATCAACCCCCTATCACCAACATCTATGACTGGCATAAGGTCATCACAAGAtgtgactccttccaacaatccaaggcttatgccaaactacttgatccctcagcaacccttgattacataccaatgggTCAACAATGGAAATGCTACTGGATTGGAAGAACCCTACGCTGTCCAATCAGGGGATACCTCCGCTGGGTTGGCAGTGAGCcaccaaaacaacccaaactaaTGCAAAGTACCAAGTTCTTTGTGTGTAGAGGTAATGTGGGTGCCTCTGTGGAGGATGTAGTAAGGGCCCCAGTGCTAAAGCacacaaggaagttggcagagtggcatctagacattgaggaaattgatcctgaatggtggataccaatctcaacagtaagggaatggctggctgcagaaattgaaaactggaaaaacaaactgccatcaggcttaggtggctatgtggacaacctcactcctgaggatGTCTATTACATGATCCTAGAACGCGAAATGAGCATAGAGGATCTACATGactggctcaaacaatgGGCCATGCAAGCAGCTCAGAATGATCTGAGCAGAAGTATATCTAACTTAGCAATCCATGAACTAAGTGATGAAGGTGGACATGAGCCTGACCTTGAAAGTAACAAGGCCATGAACAAATGGAATCCCTTGGATTATGCTGATGGAATGTGA